A window of the Streptomyces sp. NBC_00250 genome harbors these coding sequences:
- a CDS encoding TPM domain-containing protein, with protein sequence MTRIATRALLAVLVAAWWLLVPAVHGAHADDPVVLSRDGQITDRVGALGDRRTSVARALDRLYDERRIQLFVVYVRDFSGRTGQAWADATAERNGLGLDDVLLAVATHDRQYGYSADPDARLTQAQLDEVAQTAIEPALRQNDWAGAAIGAADGYSAVLAGRPVPTPAITPGPADPGGAVDDGTSATDLVLPVVLVGGAGAVAAYAYAKRRRRTETRTTPQGGQGWGAPKEPAPPSLDELDGQARQTLVATDDAVRTSQEELGFASAQFGDEAVRPFTEAVAFAEEQLTASFRLRQKLDDAFPEDDSTRRTMLDEILRRCAEANARLDAESEDFDRLRALERTAPEALDTVEAAFREQTGRMGMAEAALTAMRERYAETAAAPVAGDVEQAKDRLVFATTHINQARQQIDVGDNGGAAVHIRAAEGAVDQAARLVEAVDRRGQELAEAVGKLPGALSETDADLADARGLLQGTAEGVSTADLRGRIARAESVLAEVRRTMDSGRYDPLDTLRRVEEADAALDEALEGARERESGSRRARALLDQAMLTARSAIGAASDYITTHRGAVGSEARTRLAEAQRRWEKARSLGEADDPQAALAEAQQADALARRAQDLAEQDVRTYGNPNGMGGVSGVGGGGGGGLGGAVLGGIILGGLFGGGRGGGHGGFGGGSGGGFGGGGFGGGPGSFGGSGTRGRLGGGGRF encoded by the coding sequence GTGACGCGAATAGCCACCCGAGCCCTTCTCGCGGTACTGGTGGCGGCGTGGTGGCTCCTCGTGCCCGCCGTTCACGGTGCCCATGCCGACGACCCCGTCGTCCTGTCCCGGGACGGGCAGATCACCGACCGGGTGGGCGCCCTCGGCGACCGCCGCACCTCCGTGGCCCGGGCCCTCGACCGGCTCTACGACGAGCGGCGGATCCAGCTCTTCGTCGTCTACGTACGTGACTTCTCCGGCCGCACCGGGCAGGCCTGGGCCGACGCCACGGCCGAGCGCAACGGCCTCGGGCTCGACGACGTCCTGCTCGCCGTCGCCACCCACGACCGCCAGTACGGCTACTCCGCCGACCCGGACGCGCGCCTCACCCAGGCCCAGCTCGACGAGGTCGCCCAGACCGCGATCGAACCGGCGCTGCGGCAGAACGACTGGGCGGGCGCCGCGATCGGCGCGGCCGACGGCTACTCCGCCGTCCTCGCCGGACGGCCCGTCCCCACCCCGGCCATCACCCCCGGGCCCGCCGACCCGGGCGGCGCGGTCGACGACGGCACCTCGGCGACCGATCTCGTCCTGCCCGTGGTCCTGGTCGGCGGCGCCGGGGCCGTGGCGGCCTACGCGTACGCCAAACGGCGCCGGCGGACCGAGACCCGCACCACGCCACAGGGCGGGCAGGGGTGGGGCGCCCCGAAGGAGCCCGCGCCGCCGTCCCTCGACGAGCTGGACGGGCAGGCCCGGCAGACCCTGGTCGCCACCGACGACGCCGTCCGCACCAGCCAGGAGGAACTCGGCTTCGCGTCCGCCCAGTTCGGAGACGAGGCCGTACGCCCCTTCACCGAGGCGGTCGCCTTCGCCGAGGAACAGCTGACGGCCTCGTTCCGACTGCGGCAGAAACTCGACGACGCCTTCCCCGAGGACGACTCGACCCGGCGGACCATGCTGGACGAGATCCTGCGCCGCTGCGCGGAGGCGAACGCCCGCCTCGACGCCGAGAGCGAGGACTTCGATCGGCTGCGGGCCCTGGAGCGGACCGCGCCCGAGGCGCTGGACACCGTCGAGGCCGCGTTCCGGGAGCAGACCGGGAGGATGGGCATGGCCGAGGCCGCACTGACCGCGATGCGGGAGCGGTACGCCGAGACGGCCGCCGCACCGGTCGCCGGAGACGTCGAACAGGCCAAGGACCGGCTCGTCTTCGCGACGACCCACATCAACCAGGCCCGCCAGCAGATCGACGTCGGCGACAACGGCGGCGCCGCCGTCCACATCCGGGCGGCCGAGGGCGCCGTGGACCAGGCTGCGCGGCTGGTCGAGGCCGTGGACCGACGGGGGCAGGAGCTGGCCGAGGCGGTCGGGAAGCTGCCGGGTGCGCTGTCGGAGACGGACGCCGACCTGGCGGACGCCCGCGGCCTGCTGCAGGGGACCGCCGAAGGGGTGTCGACGGCCGACCTCCGGGGGCGGATCGCCCGCGCCGAATCGGTGCTCGCGGAGGTGCGGCGGACGATGGACTCCGGGCGGTACGACCCGCTCGACACGCTGCGGCGGGTCGAGGAGGCCGACGCGGCGCTCGACGAGGCCCTTGAGGGCGCGCGGGAGCGCGAATCGGGCAGTCGGCGCGCCCGCGCGCTCCTCGACCAGGCGATGCTGACGGCCCGCTCCGCGATCGGGGCGGCCTCGGACTACATCACCACCCATCGGGGCGCGGTGGGCAGCGAGGCCCGTACGCGCCTTGCGGAGGCCCAGCGCCGCTGGGAGAAGGCGCGTTCACTCGGGGAGGCCGACGACCCCCAGGCCGCCCTCGCGGAGGCCCAGCAGGCGGACGCCCTCGCCCGGCGCGCCCAGGACCTCGCCGAACAGGACGTCCGGACCTATGGGAACCCGAACGGCATGGGCGGTGTATCAGGGGTAGGAGGGGGCGGTGGCGGCGGGCTCGGCGGTGCGGTGCTCGGCGGCATCATCCTCGGCGGACTGTTCGGCGGGGGAAGGGGAGGCGGACATGGGGGGTTCGGTGGAGGTTCGGGCGGGGGTTTCGGGGGCGGAGGTTTCGGCGGCGGGCCCGGCAGCTTCGGCGGCAGCGGCACGCGCGGCCGGCTGGGCGGCGGAGGCCGTTTCTGA
- a CDS encoding PspA/IM30 family protein — protein MSKQTILGRVTQLAKANINALLDQAEDPQKMLDQLIRDYSNNIAEAEEAVAATIGNLRLMEQDHQEDVEAAKEWGGKALAASRKGDELRSGGQTAEADRFDNLAKVALGRQLQSEKEARTAEPTIAAQTEVVSKLRTGLDQMKGKLGELRAKRDELVARAKSAQAQNTMMDAVKNIDVLDPTSELSRFEDKVRREEARAMGKQELAASSLDAQFEQLDALGDSAEIEARLAALKG, from the coding sequence ATGAGCAAGCAGACCATCCTCGGCCGGGTGACCCAGCTGGCGAAGGCCAACATCAACGCGCTGCTGGACCAGGCGGAGGATCCGCAGAAGATGCTGGACCAGCTGATCCGCGACTACTCGAACAACATCGCGGAGGCGGAGGAGGCGGTGGCCGCGACCATCGGCAACCTGCGGCTGATGGAGCAGGACCACCAGGAGGACGTGGAGGCGGCGAAGGAGTGGGGCGGCAAGGCGCTGGCCGCCAGCCGGAAGGGCGACGAGCTGCGGAGCGGCGGGCAGACGGCGGAGGCGGACCGCTTCGACAACCTGGCGAAGGTGGCACTGGGCCGCCAGCTCCAGTCGGAGAAGGAGGCGCGGACGGCGGAGCCGACGATCGCCGCGCAGACCGAGGTGGTGTCGAAGCTCAGGACAGGCCTCGACCAGATGAAGGGCAAGCTCGGCGAACTCCGGGCGAAGCGCGACGAGCTGGTGGCCCGCGCCAAGTCGGCCCAGGCGCAGAACACGATGATGGACGCCGTGAAGAACATCGACGTGCTCGACCCGACCAGCGAACTGAGCCGGTTCGAGGACAAGGTGCGCCGGGAGGAGGCGCGGGCGATGGGCAAGCAGGAGCTCGCCGCATCTTCCCTGGACGCCCAGTTCGAGCAGCTGGACGCGCTGGGCGACAGCGCCGAGATCGAGGCCCGGCTGGCGGCGCTCAAGGGCTGA
- a CDS encoding SpoIIE family protein phosphatase, with product MSEIPEKASGGVVWQSSPPGSIYDYIRVASFSIGPDGLVEQWSRRAVDLFGVTAEDARGKDPVEAFMPADLRERGHRRVREILDGKEWTGLVPFRIPGEDRPHGIAEMYVMPSETQAGERAALCIVVDVRALRRIETDLAASQAIFGQSPFGFLLFGTDLTVKRANRRFATVFGGSADDHRGRTVHDYLNRPEADRMTAALRSVLETGESVTDFEIVGAAPGARDRRHWSINLYRVHSGSGHPIGVAGLGIDVTRRHNAAREAASARRNLALLNEAGARIGNSLDLEATARELLDVAVPGFCDLASVDLYQGLLTGDEAPPGRWGSSHDVGYGAGSAELRRVAVASAVSDTPLRTDQGHGPDSGCCGSDPIEVGAVHRYPFNSPCAGALRTGRLRTVPGADGDLVQSTLVVPMVAHDTVVGLVRFSRAKGSEPFGERDRALAVELAARAAVCIDNARLYRREHERALILQRSLLPPGDPEAAGLDIACRYLPGTAATEVGGDWFDVIELPGHRTALVIGDVMGRGLRAAVAMGELRTAVRTLAQLDLEPAEVLSHLDEIARGLGAPIGAQQSRGHKSRGPELSEVYLATCVYAVYDPVTRRCTFANAGHLPPVLVEPGEEALLLDVPPGMPLGVGGEPFEEVEVELPEGSLLALYTDGLVESRDHPLDEGLSAFRRALTDPARPLEDVCDRVLNSLETGHGEDDIALLMARIQGLPAEAVGDWQLPREPRSVGRARELARTQLKAWDLEPLVDTVELLVSELVTNALRYGEGEIRLRLLRDRTLVCEVWDAGLVQPRRRRAKDTDEGGRGLQLVGLLSSSWGSRRTPRGKTVWFELALPDGEGAAEPTVEQLLSMF from the coding sequence GTGAGCGAGATACCTGAGAAGGCGAGTGGCGGCGTCGTGTGGCAGAGCAGCCCGCCCGGCTCCATCTATGACTACATCCGGGTGGCCTCCTTCTCCATCGGGCCCGACGGACTCGTCGAGCAGTGGAGCCGACGCGCCGTGGACCTCTTCGGGGTCACCGCCGAGGACGCCAGGGGCAAGGACCCCGTCGAGGCCTTCATGCCCGCCGACCTGCGCGAGCGCGGTCACCGGCGGGTCAGGGAGATCCTCGACGGCAAGGAGTGGACAGGCCTCGTCCCCTTCCGGATCCCCGGTGAGGACCGACCCCACGGCATCGCCGAGATGTACGTGATGCCGAGCGAGACCCAGGCCGGGGAACGGGCCGCGCTGTGCATCGTCGTCGACGTCCGCGCCCTGCGCCGCATCGAGACGGACCTCGCCGCCTCCCAGGCGATATTCGGCCAATCCCCCTTCGGTTTTCTCCTCTTCGGCACGGACCTCACCGTGAAGCGCGCCAACCGGCGCTTCGCCACCGTCTTCGGCGGCTCCGCCGACGACCACCGCGGCCGGACCGTCCACGACTACCTCAACCGGCCCGAGGCCGACCGGATGACCGCCGCGCTCCGGAGCGTCCTGGAGACCGGGGAGTCCGTCACCGACTTCGAGATCGTCGGCGCCGCACCCGGCGCCCGGGACCGCCGCCACTGGTCCATCAACCTCTACCGCGTGCACAGCGGCTCCGGCCACCCGATCGGCGTCGCCGGCCTCGGCATCGACGTCACCCGCCGCCACAACGCCGCGAGGGAAGCCGCCAGCGCCCGCCGCAACCTCGCCCTCCTCAACGAGGCCGGCGCCCGCATCGGCAACTCCCTCGACCTGGAGGCCACCGCCCGCGAGTTGCTCGACGTCGCCGTCCCCGGCTTCTGCGACCTCGCCTCCGTCGACCTCTACCAGGGCCTGCTCACCGGAGACGAGGCACCGCCCGGCCGGTGGGGGAGCTCCCACGACGTCGGCTACGGGGCCGGCAGCGCCGAACTCCGCAGGGTCGCCGTTGCCAGCGCCGTCTCCGACACCCCCCTCAGAACCGACCAGGGCCACGGACCGGACAGCGGCTGTTGCGGAAGCGACCCCATCGAGGTCGGCGCCGTCCACCGCTACCCCTTCAACTCGCCCTGCGCCGGGGCCCTGCGCACCGGCCGCCTCCGGACCGTGCCCGGCGCCGACGGCGACCTCGTCCAGAGCACCCTGGTCGTCCCGATGGTCGCCCACGACACCGTCGTCGGACTCGTCCGGTTCTCCCGCGCCAAGGGCAGCGAGCCCTTCGGCGAGCGCGACCGTGCCCTCGCCGTCGAACTCGCCGCCCGCGCCGCCGTCTGCATCGACAACGCGCGCCTCTACCGCCGCGAGCACGAGCGGGCCCTGATCCTCCAGCGCAGCCTGCTCCCGCCCGGCGACCCCGAGGCGGCCGGACTCGACATCGCCTGCCGCTACCTCCCCGGCACCGCCGCCACCGAGGTCGGCGGCGACTGGTTCGACGTCATCGAACTCCCCGGCCACCGCACCGCCCTCGTCATCGGAGACGTCATGGGCCGGGGCCTGCGCGCCGCCGTCGCCATGGGCGAACTGCGCACCGCCGTCCGCACCCTCGCCCAGCTCGACCTGGAACCCGCCGAGGTCCTCTCCCACCTCGACGAGATCGCCCGCGGCCTCGGCGCCCCCATCGGCGCCCAGCAGTCCCGCGGCCACAAGTCCCGGGGCCCCGAACTCTCCGAGGTCTACCTCGCCACCTGCGTCTACGCCGTCTACGACCCGGTCACCCGCCGCTGCACCTTCGCCAACGCCGGACACCTCCCGCCGGTGCTCGTCGAACCGGGCGAAGAGGCCCTGCTCCTCGACGTGCCGCCAGGGATGCCCCTGGGGGTCGGCGGCGAACCCTTCGAGGAGGTCGAGGTCGAACTGCCGGAAGGCTCCCTCCTCGCCCTCTACACCGACGGACTCGTCGAATCCCGCGACCATCCCCTCGACGAGGGCCTGAGCGCCTTCCGGCGCGCCCTCACCGACCCGGCCCGCCCCCTGGAGGACGTCTGCGACCGGGTCCTCAACAGCCTGGAGACCGGGCACGGCGAGGACGACATCGCCCTCCTCATGGCCAGGATCCAGGGACTGCCCGCCGAAGCGGTCGGCGACTGGCAGCTGCCCAGGGAACCCCGCTCGGTCGGCCGGGCACGGGAACTCGCCCGCACCCAGCTCAAGGCCTGGGACCTCGAACCGCTCGTCGACACCGTCGAACTCCTCGTCAGCGAACTCGTCACCAACGCGCTGCGCTACGGCGAGGGGGAGATCCGGCTGCGCCTGCTCCGCGACCGCACCCTCGTCTGCGAGGTCTGGGACGCCGGCCTCGTCCAGCCGCGCCGCCGCCGCGCCAAGGACACCGACGAGGGCGGGCGCGGCCTCCAACTGGTCGGCCTGCTCAGCTCCTCCTGGGGCTCGCGCCGCACCCCGCGCGGCAAGACCGTCTGGTTCGAACTGGCCCTGCCCGACGGCGAGGGGGCGGCGGAACCCACGGTGGAACAGCTCCTCAGCATGTTCTGA
- a CDS encoding ATP-binding protein, with protein MIDTDGDRAEWNFPAEANAVRTARHAVRETLRAWELDSALGDVTVLLVSELVTNSLRYASGPIGVRLVRPRFDGSDPAHQPALLVEVSDPLPDPPTERAPGPEDEGGRGLGLVACSARRWGTRKGRTGKTVWFELALPGE; from the coding sequence GTGATCGACACCGACGGCGACCGCGCCGAGTGGAACTTCCCGGCGGAGGCGAACGCCGTGCGCACGGCTCGGCACGCCGTGCGCGAAACCCTGAGGGCCTGGGAACTCGACTCGGCCCTCGGTGATGTGACCGTCCTGCTGGTCAGCGAGCTGGTGACCAACTCCCTGCGATACGCGTCCGGGCCGATCGGAGTGCGGCTCGTCCGGCCCCGGTTCGACGGCTCGGACCCCGCCCACCAGCCCGCGCTGCTCGTGGAGGTTTCGGATCCGCTTCCGGATCCGCCCACCGAGCGCGCCCCCGGACCCGAGGACGAAGGGGGCCGCGGACTCGGTCTCGTGGCCTGTTCCGCACGCCGCTGGGGCACCCGTAAGGGAAGGACAGGCAAAACCGTATGGTTCGAGCTGGCTCTCCCTGGTGAGTAA
- a CDS encoding (deoxy)nucleoside triphosphate pyrophosphohydrolase, whose product MTERTTDPATPHEPVVVVVAGALYDRGRLLAARRSAPVELAGRWELPGGKLEPGESPEEALVRELREELGVEVEPGERIPGEWPLKPGYVLRVWTARLLSGEPRPLEDHDALRWLARSELDSVDWLDQDRPAVAEAARRLPAAPGTGARD is encoded by the coding sequence ATGACGGAACGCACCACCGACCCCGCCACGCCCCACGAGCCCGTCGTGGTCGTCGTCGCGGGCGCCCTGTACGACCGGGGGCGGCTGCTCGCGGCCCGCCGCAGCGCCCCCGTCGAGCTCGCCGGTCGCTGGGAACTGCCCGGCGGCAAGCTCGAACCGGGGGAGAGCCCCGAAGAGGCACTGGTCCGAGAGCTGCGCGAGGAGCTCGGCGTCGAGGTCGAGCCGGGCGAGCGCATCCCCGGCGAATGGCCGCTGAAGCCCGGATATGTCCTCCGGGTGTGGACCGCCCGGCTGCTCTCGGGTGAACCGCGCCCCCTGGAGGACCACGACGCACTGCGCTGGCTCGCCCGGTCCGAGCTGGACTCGGTCGACTGGCTCGACCAGGACCGCCCGGCCGTCGCCGAGGCCGCCCGGAGGCTCCCTGCGGCACCGGGAACCGGAGCGCGCGACTGA
- a CDS encoding SPOR domain-containing protein: MAESGPVLTWLVIRQDDNGNRYRVGRYATEDEAQKIADSLDDRGHKQLYWVERIGTPAL; this comes from the coding sequence ATGGCCGAGAGCGGCCCCGTCCTCACCTGGCTCGTCATTCGGCAGGACGACAACGGCAACCGCTATCGGGTGGGGCGGTATGCGACCGAGGACGAAGCGCAGAAGATCGCGGACAGCCTCGACGACCGCGGTCACAAGCAGCTCTACTGGGTCGAGCGCATCGGTACCCCCGCCCTCTGA
- a CDS encoding GntR family transcriptional regulator: MTFGEQPAYLRVASDLREKIANGSLPPHTRLPSQARIREEYGVSDTVALEARKVLMAEGLVEGRSGSGTYVRERPVPRRIARSGYRPAAGASPFRQEQAAEGARGTWESGSEQEAASGEVAERLGIEPGERVMRTRYVYRDGGEPMMVATSWEPLAVTGRTPVMLPEEGPLGGCGVVERMAAIDVVVDNVVEEVGARPGLAEELLALGGVPGHVVMVVERTYYASGRAVETADVVVPADRYRLSYHLPVR, encoded by the coding sequence GTGACGTTCGGTGAGCAGCCCGCCTATCTGCGCGTGGCGAGCGATCTGCGGGAGAAGATCGCGAACGGCTCGCTTCCGCCGCATACCCGTCTCCCCTCGCAGGCACGCATCCGCGAGGAGTACGGGGTGTCGGACACCGTCGCGCTGGAGGCCCGCAAGGTACTCATGGCCGAGGGGCTCGTGGAGGGGCGCTCGGGCTCGGGCACCTATGTGCGGGAGCGCCCGGTGCCGCGCAGGATCGCCCGCTCCGGCTATCGCCCGGCGGCCGGGGCCAGCCCCTTCCGGCAGGAGCAGGCGGCCGAAGGGGCGCGGGGCACCTGGGAGTCGGGCAGTGAGCAGGAGGCCGCGAGCGGCGAGGTGGCCGAGCGGCTCGGCATCGAGCCGGGGGAGCGTGTGATGCGAACGCGGTACGTGTACCGGGACGGGGGCGAGCCCATGATGGTCGCCACCTCCTGGGAGCCGCTCGCCGTCACCGGCCGGACCCCGGTGATGCTGCCCGAGGAGGGTCCGCTGGGCGGCTGCGGTGTCGTCGAGCGGATGGCGGCCATCGACGTGGTCGTGGACAACGTGGTGGAGGAGGTCGGCGCCCGGCCGGGCCTCGCCGAGGAGCTCCTGGCGCTCGGCGGGGTGCCGGGCCATGTGGTGATGGTCGTGGAGCGCACGTACTACGCGTCGGGACGGGCCGTCGAAACAGCGGACGTCGTCGTCCCGGCCGACCGCTACCGCCTCTCGTACCACTTGCCGGTGCGGTGA
- a CDS encoding glycoside hydrolase family 18 protein, producing MRPRAMTKLTFGAAAAATLGLLATLAPTADAHQPSGHKPELKRIGYFTQWGIYGRNFQVKDLETSGTAAKLSHINYAFGVVGSDGKCLMGNAPGSDPWADYVRPVDAATSVDGVGDTADQRLAGNFNELRELKAANPGLKVMISLGGWSGSAHFSDAVRTEAGRKTLVASCIDTYIKGNLPVDGARGGAGAASGLFDGVDLDWEWPGSEGNPGNGIRPEDKPNFTKLVREFRTQLDTYGRSLKKRKHYELSAYVPTAPAKIDAGFEVAKIMRDFDFVNLQGYDFHVSGEKTTAQQSALFAKNDFSVDQTVDAWLRRGAPAHKLVVGMPFYGQGWTGVTGGGDGLGQPATGPAPATWTAGSEDYKFLKVLANSGTYKLHRGYRNGHAWLFDGTTLWTYDDPTVLRTKASYVRQNGLGGAMVWSLDGDTPDGELITAIDRGLTRR from the coding sequence ATGCGCCCCAGAGCCATGACCAAGCTGACCTTCGGCGCCGCCGCCGCGGCCACTCTCGGTCTCCTCGCCACCCTGGCCCCCACCGCCGACGCGCACCAGCCCTCCGGGCACAAGCCCGAGCTGAAGCGCATCGGCTACTTCACCCAATGGGGCATCTACGGACGGAACTTCCAGGTCAAGGACCTGGAGACGAGCGGCACCGCCGCCAAGCTCAGCCACATCAACTACGCCTTCGGCGTGGTCGGTTCGGACGGCAAGTGCCTCATGGGCAACGCGCCCGGCTCCGACCCGTGGGCGGACTACGTGCGCCCCGTCGACGCCGCCACCTCGGTGGACGGCGTCGGTGACACCGCCGACCAGCGGCTGGCCGGAAACTTCAACGAGCTGCGCGAGCTGAAGGCCGCGAACCCCGGCCTCAAGGTCATGATCTCGCTGGGCGGCTGGAGCGGCTCGGCGCACTTCTCCGACGCGGTGCGCACCGAGGCCGGACGCAAGACCCTGGTCGCCTCCTGCATCGACACGTACATCAAGGGCAACCTGCCCGTCGACGGCGCCCGGGGTGGCGCCGGAGCCGCCTCGGGGCTCTTCGACGGCGTCGACCTGGACTGGGAGTGGCCGGGCTCCGAGGGCAACCCCGGGAACGGGATCCGCCCCGAGGACAAGCCCAACTTCACCAAGCTGGTAAGGGAGTTCCGCACCCAGCTCGACACGTACGGGCGCTCGCTGAAGAAGCGCAAGCACTACGAGCTCAGCGCGTACGTGCCCACCGCGCCCGCCAAGATCGACGCGGGCTTCGAAGTCGCCAAGATCATGCGGGACTTCGACTTCGTGAACCTTCAGGGCTACGACTTCCACGTCTCCGGCGAGAAGACCACCGCCCAGCAGTCCGCGCTCTTCGCCAAGAACGACTTCAGCGTCGACCAGACCGTCGACGCCTGGCTGCGGCGCGGAGCCCCCGCCCACAAGCTCGTGGTCGGCATGCCGTTCTACGGCCAGGGCTGGACCGGCGTCACCGGCGGCGGCGACGGCCTCGGGCAGCCTGCGACCGGCCCCGCCCCGGCGACCTGGACGGCCGGCTCGGAGGACTACAAGTTCCTGAAGGTGCTGGCGAATTCGGGGACGTACAAGCTGCACCGGGGATACCGCAACGGCCACGCCTGGCTCTTCGACGGCACCACGCTGTGGACGTACGACGACCCGACCGTGCTGCGCACGAAGGCGTCCTACGTCCGGCAGAACGGGCTCGGCGGCGCGATGGTCTGGTCCCTCGACGGGGACACCCCGGACGGTGAACTGATCACCGCCATCGACCGGGGTCTGACCAGGCGCTGA
- a CDS encoding DUF4190 domain-containing protein, with the protein MPYPTGPRAVPYGQPRRTTNGLAVGSLVSGIVCCLPPLGLILGLVALPQIKKRDQAGQGLAIAGIVLSALSCLLLVIGLATGGFTSAWSGFKKGMDEASRSKSAFSLKTGQCFSVDGELEEYTSDVTVVDCARPHEGEVTGGFKVTGFAEWPGEDAIDKIAEKRCEAVNATYAMDTWAVPGDVWLFYYLPSSQSWRVGDRTVTCTFATEKRPFSGSVRSDASTLDAHQQHFLKTVNPIETVMYREPDDDPDEDFAANKAWAMELLSTFDAAYAGLGKHSWPAGSTAAVTTLRKELGVSSKQWLKLATAADAAAYWEAYDEAWDSVPDSAAARTALGLTGTAPEGPSTSA; encoded by the coding sequence ATGCCGTACCCGACCGGCCCCCGGGCCGTCCCGTACGGGCAGCCTCGGCGCACCACCAACGGGCTCGCCGTCGGCTCCCTCGTCTCCGGCATCGTCTGCTGCCTGCCGCCGCTCGGTCTGATCCTGGGCCTCGTCGCCCTTCCGCAGATCAAGAAGCGGGACCAGGCGGGCCAAGGGCTCGCGATCGCGGGCATCGTCCTCTCCGCCCTCAGCTGCCTGCTGCTCGTGATCGGCCTCGCCACCGGCGGCTTCACCTCCGCCTGGAGCGGCTTCAAGAAGGGCATGGACGAGGCGTCCCGCTCGAAGTCGGCGTTCTCCCTGAAGACCGGTCAGTGCTTCAGCGTCGACGGCGAGCTGGAGGAGTACACGTCGGACGTCACGGTCGTCGACTGCGCCCGCCCCCACGAGGGCGAGGTGACCGGCGGATTCAAGGTCACCGGTTTCGCCGAGTGGCCCGGCGAGGACGCGATCGACAAGATCGCGGAGAAGCGATGCGAGGCCGTCAACGCCACGTACGCGATGGACACCTGGGCCGTTCCCGGTGACGTGTGGCTGTTCTACTACCTGCCGAGCAGCCAGAGCTGGCGAGTCGGCGACCGCACGGTGACCTGCACGTTCGCCACCGAGAAGCGGCCCTTCAGCGGGTCCGTGCGCTCCGACGCGAGCACCCTGGACGCCCACCAGCAGCACTTCCTGAAGACGGTCAACCCGATCGAGACCGTCATGTACCGCGAGCCGGACGACGACCCGGACGAGGACTTCGCCGCCAACAAGGCGTGGGCCATGGAGCTGCTTTCGACGTTCGACGCGGCTTACGCGGGGCTCGGGAAGCACTCCTGGCCGGCCGGCTCCACCGCCGCCGTCACCACCCTCCGCAAGGAGCTCGGGGTGTCCTCGAAGCAGTGGCTCAAGCTGGCGACGGCCGCCGACGCGGCGGCCTACTGGGAGGCCTATGACGAGGCCTGGGACTCCGTCCCCGACAGCGCGGCCGCACGGACCGCGCTCGGCCTGACCGGCACCGCGCCGGAGGGCCCGAGCACCTCGGCCTGA